From Pseudomonas sp. StFLB209, a single genomic window includes:
- a CDS encoding phage major capsid protein, P2 family, producing MGSLSARAASQYLELQEELGEAYNVADATRTFAVEPTHAQELNEQITERADFLTRINVVPVGEIKGDKVLLGLNGPATSRTDTSQRDREPRSLLDLANNQYELFHTETDVALKFATIDSWSKFPDFKDRYLAAVQRRIALDRMMIGWNGVSAAAQTDLATNKLLQDVNKGWLQLAREQALAQVMHTTGAEKIAIGKGGDYANLDAVVHDIKQLIDPVFRDEGDLVAIIGSDLMASDKGKLYAAQGQTPTEKERIEEAQVIATYGGLPSFTVPFFPVKGIVVTSWANLSIYFQDTSWRRHLQDNPRRSQVEDFNGRNEGYVIEQLRKFAALESASVELLP from the coding sequence ATGGGGTCCTTGAGCGCACGCGCTGCGTCGCAGTATCTGGAACTGCAGGAAGAACTGGGCGAAGCCTACAACGTCGCCGATGCCACCCGAACCTTCGCCGTGGAGCCGACCCACGCCCAAGAGCTGAACGAGCAGATCACCGAGCGGGCCGACTTCCTGACCCGCATCAACGTGGTGCCTGTTGGTGAAATCAAGGGCGATAAGGTGTTGCTGGGCTTGAATGGGCCGGCCACCAGCCGCACCGACACCAGTCAGCGCGACCGCGAACCGCGCAGCCTGCTCGACCTGGCCAACAACCAGTACGAGCTGTTCCACACAGAAACCGATGTGGCCCTCAAGTTCGCCACCATTGATAGCTGGTCGAAGTTTCCCGACTTCAAGGACCGTTATCTGGCAGCCGTGCAGCGCCGCATTGCGCTGGATCGCATGATGATCGGTTGGAACGGTGTCAGTGCGGCGGCTCAAACCGATCTGGCCACCAACAAGCTGCTGCAGGACGTGAACAAGGGCTGGCTGCAGCTCGCCCGCGAGCAGGCACTGGCTCAGGTCATGCACACCACCGGCGCAGAGAAGATTGCGATCGGCAAGGGCGGCGACTACGCGAACCTTGATGCCGTGGTGCATGACATCAAGCAGTTGATCGATCCGGTGTTCCGCGACGAAGGCGACCTGGTGGCCATCATCGGTTCCGACCTGATGGCCAGCGACAAGGGCAAGCTGTACGCCGCCCAGGGCCAAACCCCGACCGAGAAGGAGCGCATCGAAGAAGCGCAGGTGATCGCCACCTACGGCGGCTTGCCGTCCTTCACCGTGCCGTTCTTCCCGGTCAAAGGCATCGTGGTCACCTCCTGGGCCAACCTGTCGATTTACTTCCAGGACACCAGTTGGCGCCGCCACCTGCAGGACAACCCGCGCCGCAGCCAGGTCGAGGACTTCAACGGGCGCAACGAAGGCTACGTCATCGAGCAACTGCGCAAGTTTGCAGCGCTGGAATCGGCCTCGGTGGAGCTGCTGCCGTGA
- a CDS encoding phage tail protein has product MIKLRALTQFLFDRRLVESEQLDSWTDQVQVELIWKPDVQGMHMGDMKYQATIVIERFADHPARLFALVGSWLENHDEDRDGLPNVVFDVTMLDNDLADVDIKLEFVEAQYLAEDPAGEIEAFDRTWSFVPFELWVAEKGEVTGHGA; this is encoded by the coding sequence GTGATCAAGCTACGCGCATTGACTCAGTTCCTGTTCGATCGGCGCCTGGTTGAGTCCGAACAGCTCGATAGCTGGACCGACCAGGTTCAGGTCGAACTGATCTGGAAGCCCGACGTCCAGGGCATGCACATGGGTGACATGAAGTACCAGGCCACGATCGTGATCGAGCGTTTCGCTGATCACCCGGCGCGCCTGTTCGCCCTGGTCGGCAGTTGGCTGGAGAACCACGACGAAGACCGCGACGGCCTGCCGAACGTGGTGTTCGACGTGACCATGCTCGACAACGACCTGGCCGATGTGGACATCAAGCTGGAGTTCGTCGAGGCCCAGTACCTGGCAGAGGATCCTGCCGGCGAGATCGAGGCCTTCGACCGCACCTGGTCGTTCGTACCGTTCGAACTGTGGGTGGCCGAAAAAGGCGAGGTGACCGGTCATGGCGCGTAG
- the gpM gene encoding phage terminase small subunit, translating into MSRALEYQRRMLALQETAGAQAFAAAALPYSPPEALSSPANARKHLMLQEVALDQDLERLSAIKGLAGRQDLKRNELLPKYQPYIQSYCESGLNIPNRVLVQVMVWLFDTAQFEDGLELADFAMSQGQVMPERFKRDIPTFVADSVIEWAYAEHEAKRSPEPYLSQLLDRVDGEWDLTEAIPAKYHKLLGIRAMEAKEWLRAIYHFERATELYPQIGVGTRLENCRKALKKQAGTDAS; encoded by the coding sequence GTGAGTCGTGCGCTGGAGTATCAGCGCCGCATGCTGGCTCTGCAGGAGACGGCAGGCGCCCAGGCGTTCGCCGCCGCTGCCTTGCCGTACTCGCCGCCTGAAGCGCTCAGCAGCCCGGCCAATGCCCGTAAACACCTGATGCTGCAGGAAGTAGCACTGGACCAGGACCTTGAACGCCTCAGCGCGATCAAGGGTTTGGCCGGGCGCCAGGACCTCAAGCGCAACGAGCTGCTGCCTAAGTATCAGCCCTACATCCAGAGCTATTGCGAGTCGGGCCTGAACATCCCGAATCGGGTCTTGGTGCAAGTCATGGTCTGGCTGTTCGACACCGCGCAGTTTGAAGACGGTCTGGAACTGGCGGACTTCGCAATGAGCCAGGGCCAGGTGATGCCTGAGCGGTTCAAGCGTGACATCCCGACATTCGTCGCAGATTCCGTCATTGAGTGGGCCTACGCCGAGCATGAGGCGAAGCGCAGCCCCGAGCCGTACCTGTCGCAGTTGCTGGACCGCGTGGATGGCGAATGGGACCTGACCGAGGCGATTCCGGCCAAGTACCACAAGCTGCTGGGCATCCGTGCCATGGAAGCCAAGGAATGGCTGCGTGCGATCTACCACTTCGAGCGAGCGACCGAGCTGTATCCGCAGATCGGCGTCGGCACCCGGCTGGAAAACTGCCGAAAGGCGCTGAAGAAACAGGCCGGCACTGACGCCAGCTAA
- a CDS encoding head completion/stabilization protein, with amino-acid sequence MSGFGGNPTRIVDQAIENDGFWPDLSLAEFQGKYRLPGEYLAPMLVDQLITAMHEVNRDLAALKARWQGSGVSNLESADSTVLPERTFQAATYRRAVYTRAKAELLPQFASVNRRIEAENVGKEAPETRETFLAFSQAAIRSLQGRSRITAVLL; translated from the coding sequence ATGAGCGGATTTGGCGGTAACCCGACCAGGATCGTTGACCAAGCGATTGAGAACGACGGCTTTTGGCCGGACCTCTCGCTGGCAGAGTTCCAGGGGAAATACCGCCTGCCTGGTGAATACCTGGCTCCCATGCTGGTCGACCAACTGATAACGGCCATGCACGAAGTCAATCGTGACTTGGCCGCTCTCAAAGCGCGCTGGCAAGGCAGTGGAGTGTCAAACCTTGAATCGGCAGACAGCACCGTCCTGCCAGAGCGCACCTTTCAAGCGGCGACCTATCGGCGCGCCGTCTACACACGGGCCAAGGCCGAGCTGTTGCCCCAGTTCGCGAGTGTCAACCGTCGCATTGAGGCGGAAAACGTGGGCAAGGAAGCCCCCGAAACCCGTGAAACGTTCCTGGCATTCAGCCAGGCGGCGATTCGCTCCCTGCAGGGACGCAGCCGGATCACGGCGGTACTCCTGTGA
- a CDS encoding GPO family capsid scaffolding protein, whose protein sequence is MPRSLVSFWKRVAVSGPTADNREITVQELRDCADTYKLSRYTAVIWNEHEREPGSYGEVFAVRLVEDDPELEPGQVALEAQLKPNDKLLYLNDQGEKIFTSVEITPNFANSGRNYLTGLAVTDSPASLGTQPLYFKRGGASKRKGAFFTKSLPLGDLRENSHEHQVRGVFTALASLFKSFSDTGSSAPTPSPDEIQAMEVDEATLKALKALNDQHVIVMAGYQAILAPLFEGLDTEEVQEQVDAVGTAVQDVVDQAEEEGQFSRKGKGKDSKAEVKELSAIIGELNENMTKLMNTKQSRQLPRTTGAAGKVRGKGLR, encoded by the coding sequence ATGCCCCGATCACTTGTCTCATTTTGGAAACGTGTAGCCGTCAGCGGCCCCACCGCTGACAACCGGGAAATCACCGTTCAGGAGCTGCGCGACTGCGCAGACACCTACAAGCTTTCCCGCTACACCGCTGTGATCTGGAATGAGCATGAGCGCGAGCCTGGTTCGTATGGCGAGGTGTTCGCCGTGCGCTTGGTCGAGGACGACCCGGAGCTGGAGCCTGGCCAGGTGGCTTTGGAAGCCCAGCTCAAACCGAACGACAAGCTGCTGTACCTCAATGACCAGGGCGAAAAGATCTTCACGTCTGTGGAGATCACCCCGAACTTCGCCAACTCCGGGCGCAACTACCTCACCGGCCTGGCCGTGACCGACTCACCGGCCAGCCTGGGCACCCAGCCTTTGTACTTCAAGCGCGGTGGCGCTTCCAAGCGCAAGGGGGCGTTCTTCACCAAATCCCTGCCGCTGGGCGACCTGCGCGAGAACAGCCATGAGCACCAGGTGCGCGGTGTGTTCACGGCGCTGGCCAGCTTGTTCAAGAGCTTCAGCGACACCGGGAGCAGCGCTCCTACCCCATCACCCGACGAGATCCAAGCAATGGAAGTAGATGAAGCAACCCTCAAGGCGCTGAAGGCGCTGAACGACCAGCACGTAATCGTGATGGCCGGCTACCAGGCGATTCTGGCACCACTGTTCGAAGGACTGGACACCGAAGAAGTCCAGGAGCAGGTCGATGCCGTGGGCACCGCTGTACAGGATGTGGTCGACCAGGCCGAGGAAGAAGGCCAATTCAGCCGCAAGGGCAAAGGCAAAGACTCCAAAGCCGAGGTCAAGGAGCTCAGCGCGATCATTGGCGAACTGAACGAAAACATGACCAAGCTCATGAACACCAAGCAGTCCCGCCAGCTCCCGCGTACCACCGGCGCGGCCGGCAAGGTACGCGGCAAGGGGCTGCGCTAA
- a CDS encoding phage virion morphogenesis protein: MARSTFEMDVRGLLEAEGLVALMELKPQLRKRLLNNVTKRVRSMSRQRVRNQQNTDGTPFAPRKGKGKKKMEAGLAKLLDVTRLSPTEAELGWRNALTRWVATQQHYGISERRTAAQMRKWNRVPEGVAATEKQAKRLRRLGFKTRQEGKKSLTRPSVAWIQQHVNYARAGLLIRMLDTERTTAAAAGKQNWEITLPKRQFIGPDTQTETAQLVNQVLQQILNAPR; this comes from the coding sequence ATGGCGCGTAGCACCTTCGAAATGGACGTTCGCGGGCTATTGGAGGCTGAAGGCCTGGTCGCGCTCATGGAGCTGAAGCCGCAACTGCGCAAGCGCCTGCTCAACAACGTCACCAAGCGCGTGCGCAGCATGAGCCGCCAGCGCGTACGCAACCAGCAGAACACGGACGGCACCCCATTTGCCCCGCGCAAAGGCAAGGGCAAGAAGAAGATGGAAGCCGGCCTGGCCAAGCTGCTCGATGTCACCCGCTTGAGTCCGACAGAGGCCGAGCTGGGATGGCGAAACGCGCTCACCCGGTGGGTGGCCACCCAGCAGCACTACGGCATTTCCGAGCGTCGCACGGCGGCTCAGATGCGCAAGTGGAACCGGGTGCCCGAAGGCGTGGCGGCGACTGAAAAGCAGGCCAAGCGCCTGCGCCGTCTGGGCTTCAAAACCCGCCAGGAAGGCAAGAAGTCCCTGACCCGCCCGTCCGTGGCCTGGATCCAGCAGCACGTCAACTATGCCCGGGCCGGCCTCCTGATCCGGATGCTTGACACCGAACGGACTACGGCAGCGGCCGCCGGCAAGCAGAACTGGGAAATCACCCTGCCCAAGCGCCAGTTCATCGGGCCTGACACGCAAACCGAAACGGCCCAACTGGTGAACCAGGTTCTCCAGCAAATCCTTAATGCACCCCGATAA
- a CDS encoding terminase large subunit domain-containing protein — protein MQYSIEVREAAKRMYLRRYKAKEIQAQLGLPHIRIVYHWIQQGKWDDMLSDEEPLNACRRRITLLLEKTEALTKAELDELDRLTALNERLAKLANKPAPATAAGDVQDGDDSRREAPRKGRGDRGDRGNKKREKKAKNDVSGLTEVDFLEKFISTMYPYQQELFAAKQNPLTARIRNILKSRQIGLTYYFAGEALMDAVLTGDNQIFLSASRAQSEVFRSYIIAFASKWFDIELTGNPIVLSKDGKPWAELRFLSTNSGTAQSYHGHVYIDEYFWIRDFEKLNNVASAMATHKKWRKTYFSTPSAVSHQAYPFWTGEAFRNSKRGKKTAGDWPGEAAYTQGALCPDGQWRKTITILDAVAGGGGAMFDVERLELEYDEDKFQQLFMCQFIDSSQSAFALKDLERCYSDLELWDDYKPDSDRPFGNSPVWLGYDPSRTRDDATCVVVAPPLEPGAKFRILEKHSWRGTSFTHQAAQVKKLTERFNVQHIGIDITGVGYGVFDLVRDFYAKATPIHYSLEAKNTLVLKAQDTIQGSRIEWDAGWTDIAQAFLTIKRGTTNGGQITYSASRTDATGHADIAWAIMHALAHEPLNTNKRRRSRYLMSGSNAQASTHQTTQGSATSTTGHAGVHIRRAGAGTDRQYRGVPGRVSVRRRSPVQAASIPGGPGQAVARKRAPRRNPQIQAQPVAA, from the coding sequence ATGCAATATTCAATCGAAGTTCGAGAAGCCGCTAAACGCATGTACCTCCGTCGCTACAAGGCGAAGGAAATACAGGCGCAACTGGGCTTGCCTCACATCCGCATCGTCTATCACTGGATCCAGCAGGGTAAGTGGGATGACATGCTGTCGGATGAGGAACCGCTGAACGCCTGCCGGCGACGTATTACGTTGCTCCTGGAAAAGACCGAGGCGCTGACCAAGGCTGAACTGGACGAGCTGGACCGGCTCACGGCGCTCAATGAGCGGTTGGCCAAGCTCGCCAACAAGCCTGCGCCGGCGACTGCCGCAGGTGATGTCCAGGATGGTGATGACTCGCGGCGCGAAGCACCGAGGAAAGGCCGTGGCGATCGCGGCGACCGGGGCAACAAGAAGCGCGAGAAGAAGGCCAAGAACGATGTCAGCGGCCTGACTGAAGTGGACTTCCTTGAGAAGTTCATCAGCACGATGTACCCCTATCAACAGGAGCTGTTCGCCGCCAAGCAGAACCCGCTGACAGCCCGGATCCGCAATATCCTCAAGAGCCGGCAGATCGGCCTGACGTATTACTTCGCCGGCGAAGCGCTGATGGATGCTGTGTTGACCGGCGACAATCAGATATTTCTGTCTGCCAGCCGGGCACAGTCCGAGGTGTTCCGCAGCTACATCATCGCGTTCGCCAGCAAGTGGTTCGACATCGAGCTGACCGGCAACCCGATCGTGCTGAGCAAAGACGGCAAGCCCTGGGCAGAGCTGCGCTTCCTCAGTACCAACAGTGGTACCGCGCAGAGCTACCATGGCCACGTCTATATCGACGAATACTTCTGGATCCGCGACTTTGAAAAGCTGAACAACGTCGCGTCAGCCATGGCCACTCACAAAAAGTGGCGCAAGACCTACTTTTCAACGCCCAGCGCTGTGTCCCACCAGGCATACCCGTTCTGGACAGGCGAAGCTTTCCGCAACAGCAAGCGCGGCAAAAAGACTGCAGGCGACTGGCCGGGCGAGGCGGCCTACACCCAGGGCGCACTGTGCCCCGACGGCCAGTGGCGCAAGACGATCACGATCCTGGACGCTGTGGCCGGTGGCGGCGGTGCGATGTTCGATGTCGAGCGGCTGGAGCTGGAGTACGACGAAGACAAGTTCCAGCAGTTGTTCATGTGCCAGTTCATCGACAGTTCGCAGAGCGCGTTCGCGCTCAAGGATCTGGAGCGCTGCTATTCGGATCTGGAGCTGTGGGACGACTACAAGCCCGATTCAGACCGACCGTTCGGCAATAGCCCGGTCTGGCTGGGCTACGACCCGAGCCGTACCAGGGACGATGCGACCTGTGTCGTGGTTGCGCCGCCGCTGGAGCCTGGCGCCAAGTTCAGGATCCTGGAAAAGCACAGTTGGAGGGGAACGTCGTTCACCCACCAGGCCGCCCAGGTCAAGAAGCTCACAGAGCGTTTCAACGTCCAGCACATCGGTATCGATATTACCGGTGTGGGCTATGGCGTTTTCGACCTGGTGCGCGACTTCTATGCCAAGGCCACGCCGATTCACTACAGCCTGGAGGCCAAGAACACGCTGGTCCTGAAGGCCCAGGACACGATCCAGGGTAGCCGGATCGAGTGGGACGCCGGCTGGACCGATATCGCGCAGGCCTTTCTGACCATCAAGCGCGGCACCACCAATGGCGGCCAGATCACGTACAGCGCGTCGCGTACCGATGCCACCGGCCACGCCGATATTGCCTGGGCAATCATGCATGCCCTGGCCCACGAACCCCTCAACACCAACAAGCGGCGCCGTAGCCGCTATCTCATGAGCGGAAGCAATGCCCAAGCCTCGACGCACCAGACAACACAAGGATCAGCGACCTCAACAACAGGGCACGCGGGTGTTCACATTCGGCGAGCCGGAGCAGGTACTGACAGGCAATATCGGGGAGTACCTGGGCGTGTTTCCGTCCGACGACGGTCGCCTGTACAAGCCGCCAGTATCCCGGGCGGGCCTGGCCAAGCTGTTGCGCGCAAACGCGCACCACGGCGCAATCCCCAAATTCAAGCGC
- a CDS encoding lysozyme, with translation MSLRTKLIAGTFGLVLGTSGLMAFLERWEGAGQNVVYADRLARGLPTVCAGITKHTSPYPVVVGDYWSDDRCGEVERLVVTKGQLMLADCIKNPAISQNTFDALYSHGHNNGVPSTCASRAMRLINAGKIADGCRALAYGPDGRPVWAYVTRADGTKQFVPGLHNRRIAEMELCLK, from the coding sequence ATGAGCCTGCGCACCAAGCTCATCGCCGGCACCTTTGGCCTTGTGCTGGGCACCAGCGGCCTGATGGCATTCCTGGAGCGCTGGGAAGGCGCCGGCCAGAACGTCGTGTATGCCGACCGCCTGGCTCGTGGCCTGCCGACCGTGTGCGCCGGCATCACCAAGCACACCAGCCCTTATCCGGTCGTGGTTGGTGACTACTGGTCCGACGATCGCTGCGGCGAAGTGGAGCGCCTGGTGGTCACCAAAGGCCAACTGATGCTGGCCGACTGCATCAAGAACCCGGCCATCAGCCAGAACACGTTCGACGCCCTGTACAGCCACGGCCACAACAACGGCGTGCCCAGCACCTGCGCGAGTCGAGCCATGCGCCTGATCAACGCCGGCAAGATCGCTGACGGCTGCCGTGCCCTGGCCTATGGACCGGACGGTCGCCCGGTCTGGGCCTATGTGACCCGTGCAGACGGCACCAAACAATTCGTTCCTGGGCTGCATAACCGCCGGATTGCAGAAATGGAGCTGTGCCTGAAATGA
- a CDS encoding DUF2586 domain-containing protein — protein MALGKTSVNNLNQGQGAVTAVERYFLFIGPGAKSQGQIIPINAQTDLGVTLGLPPSDLKTQVTAAQLNGGENWACLAAPLAADGDWQEALDQAMRNYSVEAVVITKSVTTAAELTAMHNAAIALQNSSGRRLFVMATVVGIDAANQTWAQYLVAQRALLNGVSAPRVMLVPQLHGSNVGVLAGRLANASVSVADTPMRVATGAVLGLGTVPVDSEGVPLDMATLGELDRARLSVPQTYPDYVGTFWGDGNMLDAEDSDFKVIEYLRIVDKAARAVRPLLIRRVGDRRLNSSANSMAVNTSALMAPLRAMAKSTTFAGQVFPGEIEPPVDGDIVLTWKSKTEVEAFMKLRPLNCPKALTANIALDLSTPNQE, from the coding sequence ATGGCACTCGGAAAAACCAGCGTCAACAACCTGAACCAGGGCCAGGGTGCCGTGACAGCGGTTGAACGCTATTTCCTGTTCATCGGCCCAGGCGCGAAAAGCCAGGGCCAGATCATCCCGATCAACGCCCAGACCGACCTGGGCGTCACCCTGGGCCTGCCGCCCAGCGACCTGAAAACCCAAGTCACCGCTGCGCAGCTCAACGGCGGCGAAAACTGGGCCTGCCTGGCGGCGCCGTTGGCGGCCGACGGTGACTGGCAGGAGGCCCTGGACCAGGCCATGCGCAACTACTCGGTCGAAGCCGTGGTGATCACCAAGTCGGTGACCACGGCTGCTGAGCTGACCGCGATGCACAACGCCGCGATCGCACTGCAGAACAGCAGCGGCCGCCGCCTGTTTGTGATGGCCACCGTTGTGGGCATCGATGCGGCCAACCAGACCTGGGCGCAGTACCTGGTCGCGCAGAGGGCACTGCTCAACGGCGTATCGGCGCCCCGGGTGATGCTGGTACCGCAACTGCACGGCAGCAACGTCGGTGTGCTGGCCGGTCGACTGGCGAACGCCTCGGTCAGTGTGGCAGACACGCCGATGCGCGTGGCCACCGGCGCCGTGCTGGGCCTTGGGACCGTGCCTGTCGACTCCGAGGGCGTGCCTCTGGACATGGCCACCCTGGGCGAGCTGGACCGGGCGCGCCTGTCGGTACCGCAGACCTACCCCGACTACGTAGGCACCTTCTGGGGTGACGGCAACATGCTCGATGCCGAGGACAGTGACTTCAAGGTCATCGAGTACCTACGCATTGTCGACAAAGCCGCCCGCGCCGTGCGGCCGCTGCTGATCCGCCGCGTCGGTGACCGCCGTTTGAACAGTTCGGCCAACTCAATGGCCGTCAACACCAGCGCCCTGATGGCCCCGCTGCGCGCGATGGCCAAGTCCACGACCTTTGCCGGCCAGGTGTTCCCGGGCGAGATCGAGCCGCCAGTTGATGGCGACATCGTATTGACCTGGAAGAGCAAAACCGAAGTCGAGGCGTTCATGAAGCTGCGTCCCCTCAACTGCCCGAAAGCACTGACCGCCAACATCGCGCTCGACCTTTCGACCCCGAACCAGGAGTAA
- a CDS encoding TraR/DksA family transcriptional regulator, whose amino-acid sequence MVCPFDRAQALEQRQRDTAIAAALAGPRPSGPSLTHCQDCDREIPEARRALGGITRCVPCQTLTEKGRR is encoded by the coding sequence ATGGTTTGTCCGTTCGACCGGGCACAGGCCCTGGAACAGCGGCAGCGTGATACGGCGATCGCCGCCGCGCTGGCCGGTCCACGGCCATCTGGCCCGAGCCTCACCCATTGCCAGGACTGCGACCGCGAGATCCCCGAGGCGCGCCGCGCCCTGGGCGGGATCACCCGTTGCGTACCTTGCCAGACCCTTACCGAGAAAGGACGCCGCTAA
- a CDS encoding phage protein produces MTARIGGMNFDVNVGDSLMHVDAASLDITDNSGVAKNKGVPNGRVKGDVAAAGELELDSNNFDLLVEQARSAGSFRALEPFDIVFFAKAGTKELRIEAFGCLVRISSLLSLDPNGGSKTTHKIPFDVTSPDFIKINGVPYLDSTEIEGLT; encoded by the coding sequence ATGACTGCACGCATTGGCGGCATGAACTTCGACGTGAACGTGGGGGACTCCCTGATGCACGTCGACGCCGCTTCCCTGGACATCACTGATAACAGTGGCGTGGCCAAAAACAAGGGCGTACCCAACGGCCGCGTCAAAGGCGACGTAGCGGCTGCAGGCGAACTTGAGCTGGACAGCAACAACTTCGACTTGCTGGTTGAGCAGGCACGGTCCGCCGGCAGCTTTCGAGCCTTGGAGCCTTTTGACATCGTGTTCTTTGCCAAGGCCGGTACCAAGGAGCTGCGCATCGAGGCATTTGGTTGCCTGGTTCGAATTTCCAGCCTTTTGAGCCTGGACCCGAACGGCGGCTCCAAGACCACCCACAAGATACCGTTCGATGTCACCAGTCCGGACTTCATCAAGATCAACGGTGTGCCTTACCTCGACAGCACCGAGATCGAGGGTCTGACCTGA